The Corvus moneduloides isolate bCorMon1 chromosome 5, bCorMon1.pri, whole genome shotgun sequence genome includes a region encoding these proteins:
- the APBB2 gene encoding amyloid-beta A4 precursor protein-binding family B member 2 isoform X13, translating into MAERKNAKAMACSSLQDRTNVTLDVPLQVDFPTPKTELVQKFHVQYLGMLPVAKPVGMDTLNNAIESLMASSSKDDWMPVTMNVADATVTVINERNEEEVMVECRVRFLSFMGVGKDIHTFAFIMDTGNQHFECHVFWCEPNAGNVSEAVQAACMLRYQKCLVARPPSQKVRPPPPPADSVTRRVTTNVKRGVLSLIDTLKQKRPVTEMP; encoded by the exons ATGGCTGAACGGAAGAATGCTAAAGCTATGGCTTGCAGCTCATTGCAAGATAGGACAAATGTCACCCTTGATGTTCCTCTGCAAG TAGATTTCCCAACACCAAAGACAGAACTGGTACAGAAGTTCCACGTCCAGTACCTGGGCATGCTACCTGTAGCTAAACCTGTAG gAATGGATACTCTGAACAATGCCATTGAAAGTCTAATGGCTTCCTCTAGCAAAGATGACTGGATGCCAGTTACCATGAATGTTGCTGATGCTACTGTCACAGTCATCAATGAAAGA AATGAAGAGGAAGTCATGGTGGAGTGTCGTGTGCGGTTCCTGTCCTTCATGGGAGTAGGCAAAGACATCCACACGTTCGCCTTCATTATGGACACGGGAAACCAGCATTTTGAGTGCCATGTTTTTTGGTGTGAACCAAATGCAGGCAATGTATCAGAAGCTGTTCAGGCTGCTTGTATG TTACGGTATCAGAAGTGCTTAGTAGCCAGACCTCCTTCACAGAAAGTTCGGCCGCCCCCACCTCCTGCAGACTCAGTGACCAGAAGAGTTACCACTAACGTAAAAAGAGGAGTCTTGTCTCTCATTGACACTTTGAAACAGAAACGTCCGGTCACTGAGATGCCATAG